The following nucleotide sequence is from Pedobacter sp. PACM 27299.
GGTAGACAAGCCCCGCTGAATCAAGAACAAGAACGCGGTTAATGCCCTGGTATTTAAATCAAATCGCTGTTCCAAAAACTCGTAGGCGGTATACACCTTTAGTCTGTGATATATCGGCACGAAAGTAATACACAATACAATCATCGCCAATGGCAGACCGAAATAAAATTGCACAAAGCTCATTCCTGAAGAGTAAGCTAAGCCTGGAGCGGATAAAAAAGTAATCGCACTGGCCTGTGTGGCCATTACCGAAAGACATACCTGATACCATGGTGCCGTTTGGTTGCCCAGCAAAAAACCCTGAATATTTTTAGCTCCCCGGCTTTTATAAATGCCATAAACGACAATGGCCACCAGGGTAATGATCAATACTGCCCAATCTATGTTACTCATTGAAAATATTTAGTAAACGCATAAAATGCTATGATTAAAAAGATGAGCCAGCCAATTAAAAACCTATAAAATACCCGGTAATTATCCATTATTTCTTTTTTGAAAGCAGGTTTATAAACAGTCGGTAGGCGCCTGGAACTCCTGCAGGCAACTGCCTGAAAAAGGATAGGGAAGTATAAACAAATTTACCTTTGCCATAATCGGCAACCAGTAAGGAACCACTTTTCTCCGTATCACCGGTATCGTGCATTCCAAGGATAGGTATATATTTAGCATCAACATCTACGGCGAAGTACAAGCCTCTTTCTTGTACCCAGCCTTCAAAATCCTGTTGACTGATTTTATTAGGATAATTTAAGGCAGGATGATTAGGCGCCAGTACATGAACAGCTGCATCTTCCTCAGTTACCCTTTCGGTGGTTAAACGGAAAGGGTAAGGCCCGATATGATCCAGCTTCAGTGGGGAATTAACATTGTATTGCACTAATAAAACACCACCATTCTCTACATACTTCATCAGTTTTGGCTGCATAGCATTAATCTGAGCATTGATATTATATAAACGAACGCCAGTTACAATGGCATCAAAATGAGCAAGATCCCCATTTAGAACTTGCTGCTCAGAAAGCTGTGTCAGTTCAAAACCAATCTGCTTCAGAGATTCCGGAATCAGGTCGCCTGCTCCGGCTATATAACCAATTTTCTTACCGGCAAACTTCAGGTCAGTCTGGTCGATCTTTGCGGAAGCCAGTGGAAATAACGTTTGTAAGGGAATATGGTCATAATTCAACACCCGTAATCCCTGATGAAAAGTTTTCCCATTTACATTGACATTCAACCCCATTTCTCCAGTTTTAGCATGGGCGGCCGGACTCAATTTAAAAGTCAGCATTTCCTGTGCTCCTTTTTTACTGAGTTTAAAATCCAACTGCTGTGGCGTCATCTTCCAGCCTTCTGGCAATTGCACGGTTAAGCTGCCATTTACCTCTTTCTCCTGAAAGCTTTTCAGTGCCACAGTGATCATTTTACTTTCCTGACCATTAAAAAGGAAGGCATTTTCCTGGAAGGTCGCTGTTACTGGAGGAGCAATAACCAATGGCTGATAAACTTCTCCTCTTACAGGATCCGTAAATTTATAAATGACAGGTACCTTTTTTTCGATCAGCTGATCTCCAATTTTAACATGAAATATCCCGTTTATGAAAGGTTCATTTTCCGGAAGTCCGATTAAGGATTGGTCATCTACAGTATAACTACCCTGACCATGTTTCTTCTCCAGCCAGTAAGGCTGGGTAATTCTGGAAGCAGTTCCAAATATCTTACGGTCTAACACCACCAATTGATTAGGCGCAAGTTGTACACTGGCTCCGCTACTTTCTTCGGTGACTAAAATAGGATAAGAGAAATCTTTTCCCGCTCTTGCGATCGCCTGTATTTTCACTGGAATAGAATCATTCAAAGTATAGGCAGGATTTAGGGCCGCCACCTCCAGCCATACCCCGGAACAAGCAAGAATCAACTGATCTAGCAAATCCTGTTTAAATGCCTTTCCCTTCACTAATTCTTTTAATTTTAACAATTTTGGCACAGAGGCTCCAGGATTGGAAACCTGGTATTCGTTATTGATATCTGTTACCAATTGTTGGATTTGTTTGGCTCCAGGATAGCTGTTGAGCGTAAAATCCAGCCCTTCAAACAAGTCAGATTTCGCTTTTGATCCGGCGATAGGGCTAAAATATTCCAAAGCTGAACCGCGTTGCTTTGCGGAACCAAACCCCTGACTTTTATGATTAGATCTGCTATCCGCAGCAATTTCCCCATAACTTTTACCCAATAACACATTGTATGTACCAACATCAATCTTCAATTGATCATCGGCAGTCGTGTTCATTCCTCCAAAATTATAAGTATTCCAAACGATTCTTTTAGCTTGCCATGGTTTCACATACGTCAATTGATCAGGAAACTGTTTTGGATCTGCTGCGGCCACAAAGGCCTCGCGTGCGAGAATTGCGGAACCAGAATGATGCCCATGTCCGGCACGTCCATCTTCCGGGAAACGGGTAATGATCACATCAGGCTGAAACTTACGAATCACCCATACAACATCAGCAAGAATTTTATTCTTATCCCAGATTTTGAAACTTTCTTCTGGTGTTTTAGAGAAGCCAAAATCATTGGCTCTGGTAAAGAACTGTTCTGCTCCATCCGTTTTTCTGGCGGCTAACAACTCCTGAGTACGGATCAGGCCAAGTAATTCGCCCTGCTCATTGCCAATTAGGTTTTGGCCACCGTCTCCCCTTGTGAGCGATAGATACCCTGCTCTTACCTTTTTCTCCTTGGCCAGATAGGCCAGGAGACGTGTATTTTCATCGTCAGGGTGTGCCGCGATATACAAAACACTGCCAGTCACATTTAACGCTTCCAGGCCTTGCTTAATCTCTGCTGCATTCAACTGCTGCACAGTAGATTGCGCTTTTAAAGAAAATGGAAGAACAAATGGTATTAAAAACAAATATTGACGAAGGTTCATAAACAGATCTTAATATCCGAATGTAAATAAAACATCCTCAATCTGAAACTTAATTTCGTCAATATTTGTAATCAGGTTGTAAAACAAAAAGGCGTCTTACAACAAAATCTTACTGCTCACCTCTTTATCTATAGTGATGAATCCTGGATATTTAATCAATGCACCGGCAACTTTAATGCTCGGTCTGATTTTTAAAGTAAGTATACCTTTTTTCTCTCCACCACCTTTGTTTCCCTTAAGAAATTCGGTGATCTCCCCCATCACCTTGCTATTCGTCACAAAAGGATAAATATTTGCCACCATATCTACAGGGACAACAGTTGATTTTCCTCCTTCTACCTTTACTTCCTGGTTTACAAAACCAGAAGCAATTTCCGCTTTGTTGATCAGAATTTTATATTCAAATTCATTTATTGCAGCGGTATTGGGAGTTGGATTTGTAATTTCAAGGTTTATGCGTGCTTTTAAAGGCACATCTTGCCTTAACAATCCAAGCGCTAATCCAGGAAGACTGGCCAAATTAAGCTCCTGACCATTCAGCAATCGCTTCACATCTGTACCTCCAAGAGAGATCTGATCAGCAGAAACGACTTTATAGGTGCATTTTTCCAGCGCTTTTATTTGTTGTTTGCTGACACTACAGCTTTGAATGATAATCGCCGTTAGGCAAAGGATAATAATCTTTTTCATGATTTACTGTTCTTGTGTGTGACCTAGCTATAACGGATTATTCTTCCAATTGATATAAAAGACCTGCAGGATAAGTGTCTAGCGTCTTCTTTTACTTTGGTTCCGGCTAATGATATAGTCGATACTGTATTTACCGCTTCCTGATATCAATAGAAATAAGTAAACCAGCAAATAATGACAAGCCAGTTCTTTCTTTTCAAAAGCATCTGCTGCATGCACCATAAATATGGCGATCAGCATAGTTACTATTAAAGGGAGGACTGCTAATCTGGTTCCTAATCCAAACAGCAATAATATAGAGCAGAAAAATTCAGCAAAAACGGCGAGTGCAAGGGAAGCAGTTTGACCGATTCCTAAGAAATCCATAAATTCTATTGGGCCACCAGAGGTTAGATATTGTAGTTTTGGATAACCATGTGCTAACATAAAAGCAGCAATGGCTACACGCAGGACTAGCAACATAAAATGAATGCCCTCTTGATTAAAATTCGTGTTGAATAGTTTTCTCATTGACGTAGGTATGGTTTATAGGTGATAAGATAGATTAAAATTAAGAATTACTTCCTGTTTATAGAGATAATGAAGCCAGAAATTGCATCTTGAAGGATCATTTTCTTCGCTGCATCTGGTTTTCCTTCTTTTTGAATCATCTGAATAGAGACCAGACCATGAAGAATAGACAAATAAGTATGGTATTTTAAAAAGTAGTCGGTTTCAGGATGGCTGCTTTCTTCGATTGCATTTTTGATGCTAGAAATCATAATGCTGGTCGCATTTTTCAGTTCTTCGATTTCATTTACACGGTCGCAGGCAGGAATACCTAAACCAAACATCAATTGATAGTATTCTTTATGGTCAAATGCGAAATCCCAATAAGCATGTGCCATGGCTTCCAATTGCTCTGCTGGAATGGTATATTGGCCTTTAACTGTTTGCAAAGTATCCGCCAGTTTCTGAAAACCTTCTTTTGTAAATTCTAAAAGAATCGCCTCTTTGTTTTCGAAGTGATTATAAATCACTGGAATGCTGTATTCTATAGCATCGGCAATTTTTCGGATAGATAAAGATTGCCAGCCGTCAGAAATAACCTGCTGCCATGCTGCTTCTAAAATACTAGCTCTGAATTCTTCCCTCTGTCTGATTTTACGCTCTGCAATTCCCATATCATGTATACTTTTGTTAACACCGTTAACAAAAGTAATGGGTAAATTATATTTACAAAACTCTTTCCGCTATTCTGACTTAAATACAACAATCAGCACAGGACCATTTAAGACGACTTATTTATCCAGGATCAGCCTAAAAGTCAGGTTAATTCTAGGCTCAGTTACTTTGACCGTTTTCGGCAGCCGATGCTCCCAATAATGCTGGGTTTCCCCTTTCATGATCAGCACACTCCCTGCAGTAAGGTCTATAGAGATGATAGGCAGTTTTTCTTTATACCTCCTGAATTGGAAAATCCTGTGGGCACCAAAGCTCACAGAAGCAATGAAAGGATACCTTCCCAAACTCTTTTCATTGTCTCTATGCCAACC
It contains:
- a CDS encoding DoxX family protein, with protein sequence MRKLFNTNFNQEGIHFMLLVLRVAIAAFMLAHGYPKLQYLTSGGPIEFMDFLGIGQTASLALAVFAEFFCSILLLFGLGTRLAVLPLIVTMLIAIFMVHAADAFEKKELACHYLLVYLFLLISGSGKYSIDYIISRNQSKRRR
- a CDS encoding PIG-L family deacetylase; amino-acid sequence: MNLRQYLFLIPFVLPFSLKAQSTVQQLNAAEIKQGLEALNVTGSVLYIAAHPDDENTRLLAYLAKEKKVRAGYLSLTRGDGGQNLIGNEQGELLGLIRTQELLAARKTDGAEQFFTRANDFGFSKTPEESFKIWDKNKILADVVWVIRKFQPDVIITRFPEDGRAGHGHHSGSAILAREAFVAAADPKQFPDQLTYVKPWQAKRIVWNTYNFGGMNTTADDQLKIDVGTYNVLLGKSYGEIAADSRSNHKSQGFGSAKQRGSALEYFSPIAGSKAKSDLFEGLDFTLNSYPGAKQIQQLVTDINNEYQVSNPGASVPKLLKLKELVKGKAFKQDLLDQLILACSGVWLEVAALNPAYTLNDSIPVKIQAIARAGKDFSYPILVTEESSGASVQLAPNQLVVLDRKIFGTASRITQPYWLEKKHGQGSYTVDDQSLIGLPENEPFINGIFHVKIGDQLIEKKVPVIYKFTDPVRGEVYQPLVIAPPVTATFQENAFLFNGQESKMITVALKSFQEKEVNGSLTVQLPEGWKMTPQQLDFKLSKKGAQEMLTFKLSPAAHAKTGEMGLNVNVNGKTFHQGLRVLNYDHIPLQTLFPLASAKIDQTDLKFAGKKIGYIAGAGDLIPESLKQIGFELTQLSEQQVLNGDLAHFDAIVTGVRLYNINAQINAMQPKLMKYVENGGVLLVQYNVNSPLKLDHIGPYPFRLTTERVTEEDAAVHVLAPNHPALNYPNKISQQDFEGWVQERGLYFAVDVDAKYIPILGMHDTGDTEKSGSLLVADYGKGKFVYTSLSFFRQLPAGVPGAYRLFINLLSKKK
- a CDS encoding TetR/AcrR family transcriptional regulator translates to MGIAERKIRQREEFRASILEAAWQQVISDGWQSLSIRKIADAIEYSIPVIYNHFENKEAILLEFTKEGFQKLADTLQTVKGQYTIPAEQLEAMAHAYWDFAFDHKEYYQLMFGLGIPACDRVNEIEELKNATSIMISSIKNAIEESSHPETDYFLKYHTYLSILHGLVSIQMIQKEGKPDAAKKMILQDAISGFIISINRK